AAGTACCTGAGCACGGGATGGGCCAGACGTTTTGTGAAGCGATGGCTGGTCTGGGTGAACAGGTCAGATCTTGCCCCAATGCGCAAAGTGGGCGGACTGATTCAGAGACATCTTGAGAACATCCTGACCTTCTGCCGCCACAGGATCACCAACGGCGTGGCCGAGGGCCTCAACAGCAAGATCATGGCCATCAAGAGGAAGGCTTGCGGTTATAGGAACCGGGAGCATTTCAAGACAGCCATCTACTTCTTCTGTGGCGGTCTAAACCTCTACCCGGCCAGTTCCTGACAGGGGTTACCCACGGAAAACCCGGAAGAACCGCCAAACGTTATGCCGAAATCCGTACAGGCATCACAGAATTAGGCAAGATAACAAATAATTCTCAGGTGTTGCTCGCGCAGCGCGATGCCGAATTCCACACGGTTCTCCTGACAGAGGCTATGCAGCAAAACACCTCCCTGCAGCCTTTGCCTACAGTGGAAGAACGCCGCAGCCAACGCCAGGCGCAGCAAAACAAACCCGCCGCCAAAACGCGCAAACGGCAAAAGCGCAGCAAATCAGCCGCCCCCGAAGCCAGCGCCTCGCTGGCCATGGCCAACCTGAAAAACGAAATCCAGGCCCTGGAAGCACAGGCCTACAGCGATCAGCAAAAATACCAGGAAG
This sequence is a window from Desulfovibrio legallii. Protein-coding genes within it:
- a CDS encoding transposase, encoding KYLSTGWARRFVKRWLVWVNRSDLAPMRKVGGLIQRHLENILTFCRHRITNGVAEGLNSKIMAIKRKACGYRNREHFKTAIYFFCGGLNLYPASS